From the Theobroma cacao cultivar B97-61/B2 chromosome 2, Criollo_cocoa_genome_V2, whole genome shotgun sequence genome, one window contains:
- the LOC18507029 gene encoding probable terpene synthase 9, with protein sequence MKKLIAAPPSTLPCSAVIDCHRNLFSLWLTTGRKLGRSGLLHSFTISSKPCCVEAKQRRSANYHPSIWDPKVIESLTTPYSYEFHGTKLKELKKEVTSLLAFAPDPWATWKLIDLMQRLGVAYHFGKEIDEALNNVLKETVIGDLYTTSLLFRILREHAFPISTDVFNKFRGRDGKFVDSLRGDMAGLLSLYEASHLGMHGEDVMDEAQKFSAEHLKSSLGKIGSNLAFQVQQSLQVPLHWKMPRIEARTFIDVYQKDDSKNSILIELAKLDFNLVQAVHQQELKELATWWRDLGFKEKMSFSRDRLMENYIWAMRIIFEPQFSKCRIYLTRFVCILTAIDDMYDVYGMLDELELFTRAVNQWDIGAMKDLPEYMKPCYLALFNFVNELGHDILIDHGLDITHYIRQEWKKLCASYLTEARWFYNGHTPVLEEYLENAWISVGGPAAIVHAYILQAGSMTEKSLDYCFKHGVELIYWSSLITRLADDLGTSKAESARGDVAKSTECYMIETGASKEEARDHIKELMAHSWKKLNEESYKNLLPRSMINMCLNMARTAQCIFQHGDGIGTSTGVTKDLLMSLIAEPITAE encoded by the exons ATGAAAAAACTGATAGCTGCCCCTCCCTCCACTCTTCCTTGTTCTGCTGTAATTGACTGCCACAGAAACTTGTTTTCACTATGGCTTACAACAGGGAGAAAGCTAGGCCGATCAGGATTACTTCACTCTTTCACAATCAGTTCAAAGCCCTGTTGCGTAGAAGCAAAGCAACGGCGATCAGCTAATTACCACCCTAGCATTTGGGACCCAAAAGTCATTGAATCCTTGACCACTCCATATTCG TATGAGTTTCATGGTACTAAATTAAAGGAGTTGAAGAAAGAGGTTACAAGTTTGCTGGCATTTGCCCCAGACCCTTGGGCTACATGGAAGCTAATCGACCTAATGCAGCGTTTAGGTGTGGCCTACCATTTTGGCAAAGAGATTGATGAGGCTCTAAACAATGTCCTTAAAGAAACTGTAATCGGAGATCTTTATACAACTTCACTGCTGTTCCGGATTCTACGTGAACATGCTTTTCCAATAAGCACAG ACGTGTTCAACAAATTCAGAGGTAGAGATGGGAAATTCGTGGACAGTTTACGAGGAGACATGGCAGGGCTTTTGAGTTTGTATGAAGCTTCACACCTTGGAATGCATGGAGAAGATGTTATGGACGAGGCCCAGAAATTCAGTGCAGAGCATCTCAAGTCCTCATTGGGGAAGATAGGTAGTAATTTAGCTTTCCAAGTGCAACAGTCCCTACAAGTTCCTTTACATTGGAAGATGCCCCGGATTGAGGCAAGGACTTTCATAGATGTCTACCAAAAGGATGACTCGAAGAACTCAATTTTGATTGAGCTAGCCAAGCTAGATTTCAATCTTGTGCAAGCAGTTCACCAGCAAGAACTCAAAGAGTTGGCGAC GTGGTGGAGAGACTTAGGGTTTAAAGAGAAGATgagtttttcacgggatcgATTGATGGAAAATTATATCTGGGCAATGCGAATCATCTTCGAGCCTCAATTCTCCAAATGCAGGATTTACCTCACCAGATTCGTATGCATTTTAACCGCGATTGATGACATGTATGATGTATATGGAATGCTGGATGAACTTGAACTCTTTACCAGAGCAGTAAATCA ATGGGATATTGGGGCCATGAAGGACCTTCCTGAATATATGAAGCCATGCTACTTAGCCTTGTTCAACTTTGTTAACGAATTGGGACATGATATCCTAATAGATCATGGATTGGATATCACCCACTACATTAGGCAAGAG TGGAAAAAACTTTGTGCATCATATTTAACTGAAGCGAGATGGTTTTACAACGGGCACACACCAGTCCTGGAGGAGTATTTAGAAAACGCATGGATCTCAGTGGGTGGCCCTGCAGCCATAGTTCATGCTTATATTTTACAAGCAGGCTCAATGACAGAAAAATCTCTTGATTATTGCTTCAAGCATGGGGTTGAGCTAATATATTGGTCGTCCCTAATCACCCGACTTGCCGATGATTTGGGTACTTCCAAG GCCGAGAGTGCTAGAGGAGACGTGGCAAAATCAACAGAGTGCTACATGATTGAAACAGGAGCGTCCAAAGAAGAAGCAAGAGATCACATTAAGGAATTGATGGCTCATTCATGGAAAAAGTTAAATGAGGAAAgctacaaaaatttactaCCAAGATCCATGATAAACATGTGCTTAAACATGGCACGCACTGCTCAGTGCATCTTCCAGCACGGAGATGGAATTGGAACATCAACCGGAGTGACAAAGGATCTTTTGATGTCACTCATTGCCGAACCTATCACAGCTGAATAG